The following are from one region of the Vibrio rarus genome:
- a CDS encoding c-type cytochrome — MKKSLVVSSLLASLVSVTATAADIEAGKAKAGICAACHGVDGRSNIDGYPHLNGQNAKYIVSSLKAYKAKQRNGAFAAVMQAQASLLNDQDMENLAAYYASMK; from the coding sequence ATGAAAAAATCTCTCGTTGTATCCTCTCTTTTGGCGTCGCTAGTGAGCGTCACCGCTACCGCTGCAGATATTGAAGCGGGTAAGGCTAAGGCCGGGATTTGTGCCGCTTGTCATGGTGTTGATGGCCGTTCAAATATTGATGGCTATCCTCATCTTAATGGGCAAAATGCGAAATACATTGTCAGTTCATTGAAGGCTTATAAAGCGAAACAGAGAAATGGAGCGTTTGCGGCCGTGATGCAAGCGCAGGCATCGCTGTTAAATGATCAGGATATGGAAAACCTAGCGGCATATTATGCCTCTATGAAATAA
- the lpxB gene encoding lipid-A-disaccharide synthase yields MSRPLRIGVVVGELSGDTLGEGLIKGIQQRYPDAEFVGIAGPKMQALGCRSLFDMEELSVMGLVEVLGRLRRILHIKKEVATFFKLWQPDVFIGIDAPDFNLRLELELKNAGLKTVHYVSPSVWAWRPKRIFKIDAATDLVLAFLPFEKAFYDKYNVACEFIGHTLADAIPLHSSKSEARERFALQQDKRWIAVLPGSRRGEIKLMAEDFILGCKLLQQKYPDIGFIVSAVNPARRAQFEQIWQHSAPELDFQIIEENSARNIMAAADYVLLACGTAVLEGMLVNRPMVTAYKVNKISGFIAKRMMLNKYYSLPNLLADEELITELIMEECNPQQIFESMQNLIDGDTSYMTNKFTEMHAWIKRDADTQAANAVLQLIGK; encoded by the coding sequence ATGAGTCGACCATTGCGTATTGGTGTTGTTGTCGGAGAGTTGTCTGGAGACACATTAGGTGAAGGTCTAATCAAGGGAATCCAACAGCGTTACCCCGATGCTGAATTTGTGGGTATTGCTGGACCTAAAATGCAGGCCTTAGGCTGTCGTTCGTTATTTGATATGGAAGAGCTATCGGTAATGGGCCTAGTGGAAGTCTTAGGTCGTTTACGTCGAATCTTACACATTAAAAAAGAGGTAGCTACATTCTTTAAGCTGTGGCAACCGGATGTGTTTATCGGTATCGATGCGCCAGACTTTAACCTACGCCTTGAGTTAGAGTTGAAAAACGCAGGACTTAAAACTGTTCATTATGTCAGCCCGTCTGTATGGGCTTGGCGTCCTAAGCGTATTTTCAAAATAGATGCGGCTACCGATTTAGTGTTGGCCTTCTTACCGTTTGAAAAAGCCTTTTATGATAAATACAATGTTGCTTGTGAATTTATCGGCCACACTTTAGCGGACGCGATACCTCTGCATTCTAGCAAGAGTGAAGCAAGAGAAAGGTTTGCTTTACAACAAGACAAACGCTGGATAGCGGTTTTGCCGGGCAGTCGCCGTGGTGAAATCAAATTGATGGCGGAAGACTTTATTCTAGGCTGTAAGTTATTACAGCAAAAGTACCCAGATATTGGTTTTATCGTATCAGCGGTCAACCCTGCAAGACGCGCCCAATTTGAACAAATTTGGCAACACAGCGCCCCTGAACTCGATTTTCAAATCATAGAAGAAAACTCTGCACGTAATATTATGGCAGCCGCTGACTATGTGCTATTGGCGTGTGGCACAGCCGTATTAGAAGGCATGTTAGTTAACCGTCCTATGGTTACCGCCTATAAAGTGAATAAAATCTCTGGTTTTATCGCTAAGCGAATGATGCTTAATAAATATTACAGTCTGCCTAATCTTCTAGCAGATGAAGAACTTATCACCGAATTGATCATGGAAGAGTGTAATCCGCAGCAGATATTTGAATCCATGCAGAACCTTATTGATGGAGATACCTCCTATATGACCAATAAGTTTACTGAAATGCATGCATGGATTAAACGCGATGCGGACACTCAGGCCGCCAATGCGGTACTGCAATTAATAGGCAAGTAA
- the tilS gene encoding tRNA lysidine(34) synthetase TilS, translated as MNPVIDTFTQEVNAHLNSDAKLVVALSGGLDSRVMLHCLGRFKVQNPQIDVRAVHVHHGLSEHAQQWAERCQYWCELTDIPFFVEYASLDLTSKQSLEAQAREARYQLLAKHVSKNDLLLTAQHADDQLETLLLALKRGSGPKGLAAMGACSAFFDGWLVRPFLSLRRQQLGDYAQQYELQWVEDESNQDTQFDRNFLRHDVIPVLSARWPEIQRNALRSAQLCFEQEQLLDELLEPHYQQALNADNSLCAQKLCEVSAAIRHRLLRRWFASSGYSMPSQKQLKLVYQEVLKAGQDANPKLIIGKVSVRRYQQRIYLVEPQQLPLNWQTSLRLGEKSELPALLGSVTLGEGLVDGMPIRAPEGDERVWVHCNPSGLTAHPEGRSGSRKLKKLFQEYHIPPWKRSLIPILMYNEKVVAVGDVFVCQNYVGTNTRFYWEKRSSTRN; from the coding sequence ATGAATCCTGTCATTGATACTTTTACACAAGAGGTTAATGCCCACTTAAATAGTGATGCAAAGTTAGTGGTTGCGCTAAGTGGCGGTTTAGACTCACGGGTGATGTTGCATTGCTTAGGGCGCTTTAAGGTGCAAAACCCGCAAATTGACGTACGTGCTGTGCATGTCCATCACGGCTTAAGTGAACATGCCCAGCAATGGGCAGAGCGTTGCCAATATTGGTGTGAGCTGACAGATATTCCATTTTTTGTAGAATACGCCAGCTTAGATTTAACCAGTAAACAAAGCCTTGAAGCGCAAGCAAGAGAGGCGCGCTATCAATTGCTTGCTAAGCATGTAAGCAAAAATGATCTACTACTCACCGCGCAACATGCTGACGATCAATTAGAAACCTTATTACTAGCATTAAAACGAGGCAGTGGACCCAAAGGGTTGGCCGCTATGGGGGCGTGTTCGGCCTTTTTTGATGGCTGGCTAGTACGCCCATTTTTATCTTTACGCCGTCAGCAATTAGGGGACTATGCCCAGCAATATGAACTGCAGTGGGTGGAAGATGAAAGCAACCAAGACACGCAGTTTGATAGAAACTTTTTACGACATGATGTGATACCTGTCTTGTCGGCGCGCTGGCCTGAAATACAGCGCAATGCACTGCGCAGTGCACAGCTCTGTTTTGAACAAGAGCAGTTATTAGATGAGCTGCTCGAACCGCATTATCAGCAGGCATTAAATGCCGATAACAGTTTATGCGCACAAAAACTGTGTGAGGTGTCTGCTGCCATTCGTCATCGATTACTCAGACGTTGGTTTGCCAGCAGTGGTTATTCCATGCCCAGTCAGAAACAGCTTAAGTTGGTGTATCAAGAAGTGCTTAAAGCGGGACAGGATGCAAACCCTAAGTTGATCATTGGCAAGGTGAGCGTGCGTCGCTACCAGCAGCGAATTTATTTGGTGGAGCCACAACAGTTACCCCTTAATTGGCAAACCTCATTGCGCTTAGGTGAAAAGAGCGAACTGCCTGCTCTTTTGGGGAGTGTGACGTTAGGGGAGGGACTGGTTGATGGCATGCCTATTCGAGCCCCAGAAGGGGATGAAAGAGTTTGGGTTCATTGCAACCCTAGTGGTTTAACGGCACATCCTGAAGGACGTTCAGGAAGCCGAAAACTAAAAAAACTGTTTCAGGAGTATCATATTCCGCCATGGAAACGCTCATTGATACCCATTTTGATGTATAACGAGAAGGTCGTTGCCGTGGGCGATGTGTTTGTTTGCCAGAATTATGTAGGGACAAACACTCGCTTCTATTGGGAAAAAAGATCATCAACAAGGAATTAA
- a CDS encoding OmpH family outer membrane protein, translated as MKKLIKAAGLSLVVLSTSLVAHAAEAAQKVAYVNTAQIFQALPQREEVLKKLQSEFKDKQAELKTIETKIKTKHEKARRDAALLGDDGIRKLQIEVAGLEAEYKLKGQALERDGKRREMEEQQKLFKVIQNAVETVAKREGVDLVVDAQALQYAKPDLDLSQKVIDELK; from the coding sequence TTGAAAAAATTAATTAAAGCAGCTGGCCTAAGTCTTGTAGTGTTATCTACATCTTTGGTTGCTCATGCCGCAGAAGCTGCGCAGAAGGTTGCCTATGTAAATACAGCTCAAATCTTCCAAGCATTACCGCAACGTGAAGAAGTGCTTAAAAAACTGCAGAGCGAATTTAAAGATAAACAAGCTGAACTAAAAACCATTGAAACCAAAATCAAAACTAAGCATGAAAAAGCACGTCGTGACGCAGCTTTGCTCGGTGATGACGGTATTCGTAAACTGCAAATTGAAGTTGCAGGCCTAGAAGCTGAATACAAATTAAAAGGTCAAGCTTTAGAGCGTGACGGTAAACGTCGTGAAATGGAAGAGCAGCAAAAACTGTTCAAAGTTATCCAAAACGCGGTTGAAACTGTAGCAAAACGTGAAGGCGTAGACTTGGTTGTGGATGCACAAGCTCTGCAATATGCAAAACCTGATCTAGACCTATCACAAAAAGTTATCGACGAACTTAAGTAA
- the lpxD gene encoding UDP-3-O-(3-hydroxymyristoyl)glucosamine N-acyltransferase, with protein sequence MTILTLKQLEQITGGTLYGDPDATVSSVAAMDKALEGQITFLSNPRYKKQLPECKASVVMVKESERELCTGNTLVVPDPYVAYAKVAQAFNTPELPAQGISPSAFIATDATLGANVSVGPNATIESGAVLGDNVSIGAGAYVGKNAVVGAGTQLWANATLYHHVQVGERCVFHSSSVIGADGFGYANERGEWIKIPQVGTVRVGDRVEIGASTTVDRGALDDTVIESNVILDNQIQIGHNVHISYGSCIAGGTVVGGSTHIGKYCIIGGGAAISGHLEIADGSMISGRAMILKSITEKGVYSSGMPAMPNREWRKSVARLNRLEDMLNRLNELEKKLGS encoded by the coding sequence ATGACAATACTGACGCTAAAACAACTTGAACAAATCACGGGTGGCACCTTATATGGTGACCCTGATGCTACCGTATCTTCAGTAGCAGCAATGGATAAAGCACTAGAAGGGCAAATTACCTTCTTATCGAATCCTCGCTATAAGAAGCAATTGCCTGAGTGTAAGGCGTCAGTGGTTATGGTAAAAGAGAGTGAGCGAGAGCTTTGTACTGGAAATACACTTGTCGTGCCAGACCCTTATGTGGCTTACGCTAAGGTGGCTCAAGCTTTTAATACGCCAGAATTACCAGCACAAGGTATTTCTCCATCGGCATTTATTGCCACCGACGCCACTTTAGGGGCGAATGTCTCTGTAGGTCCTAATGCGACCATAGAATCCGGCGCAGTACTGGGTGATAATGTTAGCATTGGCGCGGGTGCTTATGTGGGTAAAAATGCCGTGGTAGGCGCAGGCACTCAACTGTGGGCCAATGCCACCTTGTATCATCATGTACAAGTGGGTGAACGATGCGTTTTCCATTCTAGCTCGGTAATAGGGGCGGATGGTTTTGGCTACGCTAATGAGCGTGGCGAATGGATTAAAATCCCACAAGTAGGGACGGTTCGTGTGGGCGATCGCGTTGAAATTGGTGCTAGCACTACGGTGGATCGCGGTGCCTTAGACGATACGGTTATTGAGAGCAATGTGATTTTAGATAATCAAATTCAAATTGGTCACAATGTTCATATTAGTTACGGCTCATGTATTGCTGGTGGTACGGTCGTGGGTGGCAGTACACACATAGGCAAATATTGTATTATTGGTGGCGGTGCGGCCATCTCAGGACATTTAGAAATTGCTGACGGAAGTATGATTTCCGGTCGTGCAATGATCCTTAAAAGCATCACTGAGAAAGGCGTCTACTCCTCAGGGATGCCAGCCATGCCAAATAGAGAGTGGCGTAAATCCGTTGCTCGTCTAAACAGACTTGAAGATATGCTCAATAGACTAAATGAACTCGAAAAGAAGCTCGGCTCTTAA
- the accA gene encoding acetyl-CoA carboxylase carboxyl transferase subunit alpha, which translates to MSLNFLEFEKPIAELEAKIEALRDVSLHGGGDGVDLKKEIASLEKKSIELKKKIFGDLGAWQVAQLARHPQRPYTYDYIENVFTEFDELCGDRAFADDKAIVGGTARLDGRPVMVIGHQKGRETKEKVLRNFGMPKPEGYRKALRLMEMAERFNMPIITFIDTAGAYPGVGAEERGQSEAIATNLKAMAGLTVPVICNVVGEGGSGGALAIGVGDYVNMLEYSTYSVISPEGCASILWRDSDKAPQAAEAMGLVAPRLKELGLIDEIVSEPLGGAHSDPVKTAENMKATLIAQLKTLEGKSCDELLERRYQRLMSYGYC; encoded by the coding sequence ATGAGTTTGAACTTTCTAGAGTTTGAAAAGCCAATTGCAGAGCTTGAAGCTAAAATTGAAGCCCTGCGTGACGTGAGCCTACATGGTGGAGGAGATGGCGTTGATCTGAAAAAAGAGATCGCCTCTCTTGAAAAGAAGAGTATCGAGCTAAAAAAGAAAATCTTTGGTGATCTTGGTGCTTGGCAGGTCGCTCAGCTCGCTCGTCACCCACAGCGTCCATATACTTATGACTACATTGAAAATGTCTTCACAGAATTTGACGAGTTATGCGGTGATCGCGCCTTTGCCGATGACAAAGCGATTGTTGGCGGTACGGCACGTTTAGATGGTCGCCCTGTAATGGTGATTGGTCATCAAAAAGGTCGTGAAACAAAAGAGAAAGTTCTGCGTAACTTTGGTATGCCAAAGCCAGAAGGCTATCGTAAAGCCCTTCGCCTAATGGAAATGGCCGAGCGTTTTAACATGCCAATCATCACCTTTATTGATACCGCTGGTGCGTACCCAGGTGTAGGAGCAGAAGAGCGCGGTCAATCAGAGGCGATAGCGACTAACCTTAAAGCCATGGCGGGTTTAACGGTTCCTGTTATTTGTAACGTGGTTGGCGAAGGCGGCTCTGGTGGCGCACTGGCTATTGGTGTAGGTGATTACGTCAATATGCTTGAATACTCTACTTATTCTGTTATCTCACCAGAAGGTTGTGCGTCAATTTTATGGCGTGATTCAGATAAAGCGCCACAAGCTGCGGAAGCGATGGGCCTAGTCGCGCCACGCTTAAAAGAGCTGGGTTTGATAGATGAAATCGTTTCAGAGCCTCTTGGTGGCGCACATAGTGACCCTGTAAAAACAGCCGAAAACATGAAAGCCACTCTAATCGCGCAACTTAAAACCTTAGAAGGTAAGAGCTGCGATGAGCTATTAGAGCGTCGTTACCAACGCCTTATGAGCTACGGTTATTGCTAA
- the rnhB gene encoding ribonuclease HII has protein sequence MVKAKIEYPPFEYPQGYRLFAGVDEVGRGPLVGDVVTAAVILDPNNPIQGLTDSKALSEKKRLALFPEIKEKALAWSVGRCSPDEIDELNILHATMLAMTRAIEGLRIQPDFALIDGNRVPTISMPGLAVVKGDLRVAEISAASIIAKVVRDEEMVELDKMHPQFGFAKHKGYPTKAHFAAIEEHGVIAEHRKSFKPVKRALGLID, from the coding sequence ATGGTAAAAGCAAAGATTGAATACCCGCCCTTTGAATACCCGCAAGGCTATCGCTTATTTGCCGGAGTAGACGAAGTGGGACGTGGCCCATTGGTGGGAGATGTGGTGACAGCGGCTGTGATTCTGGATCCTAATAATCCTATTCAAGGGTTAACGGACTCTAAAGCACTGTCAGAAAAAAAACGTTTAGCACTTTTCCCTGAAATTAAGGAAAAAGCATTAGCATGGTCGGTAGGGCGCTGTTCGCCCGATGAGATTGATGAACTCAACATTTTACACGCGACTATGCTAGCAATGACAAGAGCCATCGAAGGTTTGCGCATCCAGCCAGATTTTGCTTTGATTGATGGTAATCGAGTGCCGACGATTAGCATGCCGGGTTTAGCTGTTGTGAAAGGGGATTTAAGAGTGGCCGAAATTAGCGCCGCCTCGATTATTGCTAAAGTTGTGCGTGATGAAGAGATGGTTGAGCTTGATAAAATGCACCCGCAATTTGGTTTTGCCAAACATAAAGGTTACCCAACTAAAGCGCACTTTGCCGCTATTGAAGAGCACGGCGTGATTGCCGAACACAGAAAAAGTTTTAAGCCAGTTAAACGAGCGTTAGGTCTTATTGACTAG
- the fabZ gene encoding 3-hydroxyacyl-ACP dehydratase FabZ — MDIMEIQSLLPHRYPFLLLDRVTDYEEGKYLVGLKNVTFNEPQFTGHFPQLPVFPGVLILESMAQATGLLAFKTFGAPKENELYYFASVDKAKFRKPVTPGDQMVIEVELLKNRRGIAMFNGVAKVDGEVVCSAELKCARREF, encoded by the coding sequence ATGGATATTATGGAGATTCAATCTCTTCTTCCACATCGTTACCCGTTTTTACTGCTAGATCGTGTAACTGATTACGAAGAAGGCAAATATTTAGTTGGTTTGAAAAACGTAACCTTTAATGAGCCTCAGTTCACGGGTCACTTTCCACAATTACCTGTATTCCCTGGGGTGTTGATTCTTGAATCTATGGCTCAAGCAACAGGCTTGCTAGCGTTTAAAACGTTTGGTGCGCCAAAAGAAAATGAATTGTATTACTTTGCTAGTGTAGATAAAGCGAAGTTTCGTAAACCGGTTACTCCGGGTGATCAAATGGTTATCGAAGTAGAACTATTGAAAAACCGCCGTGGCATTGCCATGTTTAATGGCGTTGCCAAAGTTGATGGTGAAGTTGTGTGTTCTGCTGAACTGAAATGTGCTCGTCGAGAATTTTAA
- the lpxA gene encoding acyl-ACP--UDP-N-acetylglucosamine O-acyltransferase, with protein MIDPTAKIHPTAVIEGNVKIGANTTVGPFTYISGDVEIGEDNEIMSHVVIKGLTKIGNGNRVFSFAILGEENQDKKYHGEATQLVVGDRNVIRESVQMHRGTIQDKGITQVGSDNLFCVNAHIAHDCVIGDNVILGNNATLAGHVKVQDFVILTALVPVHQFCTLGAHAFIGGGSTVAQDIPPFVMAQGNHCSPIGINSEGMKRRGFEKQDILAVRRAFKTLYRSGLTLDEAKEEMKASAEEYPAVKQFLDYLNNNVTRGIIR; from the coding sequence ATGATTGATCCTACTGCAAAAATTCATCCTACTGCAGTTATTGAAGGTAATGTAAAAATTGGTGCCAACACAACGGTGGGACCGTTTACATACATCAGTGGCGATGTGGAAATTGGTGAAGACAATGAGATTATGTCTCATGTCGTGATTAAAGGCTTAACTAAAATTGGCAATGGAAACCGCGTGTTTTCTTTTGCCATTTTAGGCGAAGAAAACCAAGATAAAAAATACCATGGTGAGGCTACTCAACTGGTTGTGGGTGATCGCAATGTCATCCGTGAGAGTGTACAGATGCACCGTGGTACCATTCAGGACAAAGGCATTACTCAAGTGGGTAGTGATAACCTATTTTGTGTGAATGCACATATTGCTCACGATTGCGTCATTGGCGATAACGTTATTTTAGGTAATAACGCCACTTTAGCCGGACACGTAAAAGTGCAAGATTTTGTTATCTTAACCGCTTTAGTGCCTGTTCATCAGTTCTGTACTCTAGGTGCTCACGCCTTTATTGGTGGTGGCTCAACCGTAGCTCAAGACATCCCTCCATTTGTTATGGCGCAAGGTAACCACTGCAGTCCTATCGGCATTAACTCTGAAGGTATGAAGCGTCGTGGCTTTGAAAAACAAGACATTCTTGCTGTTCGTCGTGCTTTCAAAACCTTGTATCGCTCAGGTTTAACACTAGACGAGGCTAAAGAAGAGATGAAAGCGTCTGCTGAAGAATACCCAGCGGTTAAGCAGTTCTTGGATTACCTAAATAATAATGTTACTCGTGGCATTATTCGCTAG
- the dnaE gene encoding DNA polymerase III subunit alpha codes for MTEPKFIHLRVHSDYSMVDGLSKVPPLVKKVAQLGMPAVALTDFTNLCGLVKFYNNAHNSGVKPIIGADFTMQSAEFADELTRITVLAANNQGYKNLTLLISKAYLRGHVQHQPVIDKEWLIELSEGLIVLSGGKSGEVGKALLKGNHDLAQQCVSFYQQHFADRFYLELTRTGRVDEESYLHFALECAQQYDLPVVATNEVVFVNQDQFDAHEIRVAIHDGFTLEDPRRPKNYSAQQYLRTEEEMCELFSDIPEALQNSVEIAKRCNVTVRLGEYFLPNFPTGDMSIDEFLVHKSEEGLEERLEFLFPDPVVREQKRPEYDERLQIELKVVNQMGFPGYFLIVMEFIQWSKDNDIPVGPGRGSGAGSLVAYALKITDLDPLEYDLLFERFLNPERVSMPDFDIDFCMDKRDQVIDHVAELYGRDAVSQIITFGTMAAKAVIRDVGRVLGHPYGFVDRISKLVPPDPGMTLSKAFDAEPQLGELYSADDEVKDLIDMCRILEGCTRNAGKHAGGVVISPTTITDFAPIYADAEGHFPVTQFDKNDVETAGLVKFDFLGLRTLTIIDWALGLINPRLEKNGEAPVRIESIPLKDDASFRVLQNSETTAVFQLESRGMKDLIKRLQPDCFEDIIALVALFRPGPLQSGMVDNFIDRKHGREAISYPDETWQHESLKETLDPTYGIILYQEQVMQIAQILAGYTLGGADMLRRAMGKKKPEEMEKQRSIFKEGAENNGVDGELSMKIFDLVEKFAGYGFNKSHSAAYALVSYQTLWLKTHYPAEFMAAVMTADMDNTEKVVGLVDECIRMGLKLLPPDVNSGLYRFNVDDTGAIVYGIGAIKGVGEGPIESIIEARTKEGHFKDLFDFCARIDLKKCNKRVIEKLIQAGALDRLGPHRAAMMASVDAAVKAAGQYHQAEAFGQSDMFGVLTDTHSDVEQAYAQVPTWPEKVWLEGERETLGLYLTGHPINLYLRELAKYTSCRLNNATPTRRDQSVTLAGLVIAAKVMTTKRGTRIGILTLDDRSGRMEVMLFSDMLEKYAELVEKDRIVVVSGQVSFDDFNGGLKMTAREVMDLGHAREKYASGLSISILESQIDAQFFERFSQILEPHRAGTIPVNIYYQRSDARAKLSLGVEWRVTPSDTLIDNLKQLLGNDQVELEFN; via the coding sequence ATGACAGAGCCTAAGTTTATACATTTACGCGTTCACAGTGACTATTCCATGGTGGACGGTTTATCTAAGGTGCCACCTTTAGTTAAAAAAGTGGCACAGCTTGGCATGCCAGCGGTCGCCCTTACTGATTTCACCAACTTATGCGGCTTGGTTAAATTTTATAATAATGCTCATAACTCTGGGGTTAAGCCTATTATCGGTGCTGATTTTACTATGCAGTCTGCGGAGTTTGCCGATGAGCTCACTCGCATTACTGTTTTAGCAGCCAATAATCAGGGCTACAAGAACCTAACCCTACTGATTTCAAAAGCCTACCTTAGAGGCCATGTTCAACATCAACCTGTTATCGATAAAGAATGGCTCATTGAGCTCAGCGAAGGTTTGATTGTACTTTCCGGAGGGAAAAGTGGTGAAGTAGGTAAGGCGCTATTAAAGGGGAATCACGATCTAGCCCAGCAGTGCGTATCGTTTTACCAACAGCATTTTGCTGACCGTTTTTATCTTGAACTGACTCGCACTGGCCGTGTGGATGAAGAAAGCTACCTGCACTTTGCGTTAGAGTGTGCGCAGCAATACGACTTGCCAGTGGTAGCCACCAATGAAGTGGTTTTTGTTAATCAAGACCAGTTTGACGCCCACGAAATACGCGTGGCCATCCATGATGGTTTTACCCTTGAAGATCCTCGTCGCCCTAAGAATTACAGTGCTCAGCAGTACTTGCGTACTGAAGAGGAGATGTGCGAGCTGTTCTCTGATATTCCAGAGGCACTACAAAATAGCGTTGAGATTGCCAAACGTTGTAACGTGACAGTGCGTTTAGGGGAATATTTCCTACCGAATTTCCCAACAGGGGATATGTCCATTGATGAATTTTTGGTACATAAATCCGAAGAGGGTCTGGAAGAGCGCCTTGAGTTTCTATTTCCCGATCCGGTGGTCCGTGAACAAAAACGCCCTGAATATGACGAACGCTTACAGATAGAATTGAAAGTGGTAAACCAAATGGGGTTCCCTGGTTACTTCTTGATTGTAATGGAATTTATCCAATGGTCTAAAGATAATGACATTCCAGTAGGGCCGGGTCGTGGTTCAGGTGCGGGCTCATTAGTCGCTTACGCATTAAAAATCACCGATCTTGATCCTTTAGAATACGATTTACTGTTTGAGCGATTCTTGAACCCAGAACGTGTCTCTATGCCCGATTTTGATATCGACTTTTGCATGGATAAACGGGATCAAGTAATTGATCATGTGGCCGAATTGTATGGCCGTGATGCGGTATCGCAGATCATTACCTTTGGTACTATGGCGGCTAAAGCGGTCATTCGAGATGTGGGGCGGGTACTTGGTCATCCATACGGCTTTGTTGATCGCATTTCTAAGTTGGTGCCACCCGATCCGGGTATGACCTTAAGCAAAGCCTTTGATGCTGAGCCGCAATTGGGTGAGTTATACAGTGCCGATGACGAAGTGAAAGATCTCATCGACATGTGCCGCATTCTTGAAGGTTGTACTCGTAATGCGGGTAAGCACGCCGGTGGTGTTGTTATTTCCCCCACCACGATTACTGACTTTGCCCCTATTTATGCGGATGCGGAAGGGCACTTCCCTGTAACGCAATTTGACAAGAATGATGTAGAAACCGCAGGCTTAGTTAAATTTGACTTCTTAGGGCTACGTACCTTAACCATTATTGACTGGGCGCTGGGCTTAATTAACCCGCGTTTAGAAAAAAACGGTGAGGCACCAGTACGAATCGAGTCGATCCCCTTAAAGGATGACGCCTCATTTAGAGTGCTACAAAACTCAGAAACGACGGCGGTATTCCAGCTCGAATCTCGCGGCATGAAAGACTTGATTAAGCGTCTGCAACCCGATTGCTTCGAAGATATCATCGCTTTGGTTGCTCTGTTTCGCCCCGGCCCCTTGCAGTCGGGGATGGTAGATAACTTTATTGACCGTAAACATGGCCGAGAAGCCATCTCCTATCCAGACGAAACTTGGCAACACGAGTCACTTAAAGAAACGCTCGATCCTACCTACGGCATCATTCTTTACCAAGAACAGGTAATGCAAATTGCCCAGATTTTGGCAGGTTATACCTTAGGCGGCGCGGATATGCTGCGTCGTGCCATGGGTAAGAAAAAACCGGAAGAGATGGAGAAACAGCGCTCTATCTTTAAAGAAGGGGCGGAAAACAACGGTGTGGATGGCGAGTTGTCGATGAAAATCTTCGACTTGGTAGAAAAATTTGCCGGTTACGGTTTTAACAAATCGCACTCAGCGGCCTACGCCTTAGTTTCTTATCAAACCTTATGGCTTAAAACCCATTACCCTGCAGAGTTTATGGCAGCCGTAATGACCGCCGATATGGATAACACTGAGAAGGTGGTTGGCCTAGTTGACGAGTGTATCCGTATGGGGCTAAAACTGTTACCACCGGATGTAAACTCAGGTTTGTATCGCTTTAATGTTGATGATACTGGCGCGATTGTTTATGGCATTGGTGCCATCAAGGGGGTGGGTGAAGGCCCTATTGAAAGTATTATTGAAGCGCGTACTAAAGAGGGGCACTTTAAAGATCTCTTTGACTTTTGTGCGCGAATTGATCTTAAAAAATGCAACAAGCGCGTGATTGAAAAGCTCATTCAGGCGGGAGCGCTAGATCGCCTTGGTCCGCACCGAGCCGCTATGATGGCTTCGGTGGATGCTGCGGTTAAGGCCGCCGGTCAATATCACCAAGCGGAAGCCTTTGGTCAGTCAGACATGTTTGGGGTACTGACCGATACCCATTCTGATGTTGAGCAGGCTTATGCTCAAGTGCCTACATGGCCAGAGAAAGTCTGGTTGGAAGGGGAGCGAGAAACGTTAGGTTTATACCTTACCGGTCACCCTATCAATCTCTATCTGCGTGAATTGGCAAAATACACCAGTTGTCGTTTGAATAACGCGACGCCAACACGACGAGATCAATCCGTTACGCTGGCGGGGTTGGTTATAGCGGCAAAAGTCATGACCACAAAGCGTGGCACACGCATTGGTATTTTGACTTTAGATGATCGTTCTGGTCGTATGGAAGTGATGCTATTCTCTGATATGTTAGAAAAGTATGCAGAACTGGTAGAAAAAGATAGAATTGTCGTTGTTTCCGGACAGGTCAGCTTTGATGATTTCAATGGTGGCCTTAAAATGACGGCGCGCGAGGTAATGGATCTTGGCCATGCTCGCGAGAAATACGCTTCAGGACTCAGTATTTCGATATTAGAGTCACAAATCGATGCGCAGTTCTTTGAACGTTTTAGTCAAATATTAGAACCGCATCGCGCTGGTACCATTCCAGTCAACATTTATTATCAACGTAGCGACGCCAGAGCCAAACTTTCTTTGGGTGTGGAATGGCGAGTAACGCCAAGTGATACGTTGATTGACAATTTAAAGCAGTTGCTTGGTAACGACCAGGTGGAACTCGAATTTAACTGA